From Fusobacterium sp.:
ACTAGACAACTGTGGGATAAAATGGCAGTACGACCACAAAATCCAGTTTCAGAAGTTTATTATAAAGGTGGAAATAGATTTAGGCTTAGTATGGCAGCAGTCAAAAATGGATATAAAGATCCAAGATGGCTGGCAGGTTAAAAAAGGAGAAAAAGGAGTTTTATGTGAAAAGTGGATCTTCTCCAAGACAGTAA
This genomic window contains:
- a CDS encoding ArdC family protein, whose protein sequence is MEKNKKSAFEIVMEDRKEVVDELIKSMEEGYVATRQLWDKMAVRPQNPVSEVYYKGGNRFRLSMAAVKNGYKDPRWLAG